In one Achromobacter spanius genomic region, the following are encoded:
- a CDS encoding tetratricopeptide repeat protein translates to MAQTDERGNPVSTDDQTSLATYEQAQSLFLGYYGDPVGIIDRALADNPVFVMGHLLRAGTMITASDQCVEPLLRESVEAAEGLHDIANTRERRHTAAARAWLNGEFSNALRRYADILIDYPHDTLALQVGHIGDFLLGRSAMLRDRVAGILPDWNSQMPHYGYVLGMHAFGLEETNLYTQAEAQGRRALELNPRDPWAVHAVAHVLEMQGRVEEGIAWLDGRREDWSTDNMLSIHNWWHLALFHLDRDEIDEVLALYDKRLRESSTGQVLDLIDASAMLWRLLLRNVDVGPRWRQLADVWQERGGTGYYAFNDVHALMAYLGAGDGAAAQQLIAAMEAAAQGSGTNAMMTRDVGLPVAHALVAFARQDYALSADLLRDVRLIAHRFGGSHAQRDVLALTLVEAALRDGARTLAKVLTAERMALKPASEGNRKLASRAAAL, encoded by the coding sequence ATGGCGCAGACCGATGAGCGGGGCAATCCCGTTTCCACGGATGATCAAACATCCCTGGCCACCTACGAACAGGCGCAATCCCTGTTTCTTGGCTATTACGGCGATCCGGTAGGGATTATTGACCGGGCATTGGCCGACAACCCCGTGTTCGTCATGGGTCATTTGCTGCGCGCCGGGACGATGATCACGGCCAGCGACCAGTGCGTGGAGCCGCTGTTGCGCGAAAGCGTGGAGGCCGCCGAGGGCCTGCACGACATCGCCAACACGCGCGAACGGCGCCACACCGCCGCCGCGCGCGCTTGGCTGAATGGCGAATTCTCCAATGCCTTGCGGCGCTACGCCGACATTCTCATCGACTACCCACACGACACGCTGGCCCTTCAGGTGGGCCATATCGGCGACTTCCTGCTTGGCCGTTCGGCCATGCTGCGCGACCGCGTGGCCGGCATTCTTCCGGACTGGAACAGCCAGATGCCGCACTATGGCTACGTGCTGGGCATGCATGCCTTCGGCCTGGAAGAAACCAACTTGTACACCCAGGCCGAGGCCCAGGGCCGGCGAGCGCTGGAGTTGAATCCCCGCGATCCCTGGGCCGTGCACGCGGTGGCCCATGTGCTGGAGATGCAGGGGCGGGTGGAAGAAGGCATCGCATGGTTGGACGGACGCCGCGAAGACTGGTCCACCGACAACATGCTGTCCATCCACAACTGGTGGCATCTGGCGCTGTTTCATCTGGACCGCGACGAGATCGACGAGGTGCTGGCCCTGTACGACAAGCGGCTGCGCGAATCGTCCACCGGGCAGGTCCTGGATCTGATCGATGCGTCCGCCATGCTGTGGCGCCTGCTGCTGCGCAACGTGGACGTAGGACCGCGCTGGCGACAGTTGGCCGACGTATGGCAGGAGCGCGGGGGCACGGGCTATTACGCGTTCAATGACGTGCATGCCTTGATGGCCTACCTGGGCGCGGGCGATGGTGCGGCCGCGCAGCAATTGATCGCGGCCATGGAGGCCGCGGCGCAAGGCAGCGGCACCAATGCCATGATGACCCGTGACGTCGGCCTGCCCGTGGCGCATGCGCTGGTGGCCTTCGCCCGCCAGGACTATGCGCTAAGCGCCGACCTGCTGCGGGACGTGCGCCTGATCGCGCACCGCTTTGGCGGCAGCCACGCCCAGCGTGATGTGCTGGCGCTGACCCTGGTGGAGGCCGCCTTGCGCGATGGCGCTCGCACCCTGGCCAAGGTGCTGACAGCAGAACGCATGGCCTTGAAACCCGCCAGCGAAGGCAACCGCAAGCTGGCCTCGCGAGCGGCGGCGCTGTAG
- a CDS encoding PLP-dependent aminotransferase family protein: protein MALSRRLKKANMSWVRPLTAGSGSRYQQIATQILTAVEDGVLRPGDRLPPQRELAQTLGVDLTTVTRAYTEVRNKGILEAQGAGGTYVAYSGLDAGGTIDLGMNIPPLLSSAEFSHMLTQASGTTQVTASSMDLMSYHVGAGANRHRAAAAKWLQPMIGNPDMERIVICPGAQTAIAALLLARSQSGDVIACDALTYPGFLAAARLLQRLAVGVKSDEFGMDPADLERVCEQHRPALLYLNPTIQNPTALTLSAERRMELLRVAEKYALPVIEDDPYWLLAERPPSTMFSMAANTSSTPVYYVSTLSKCLAPGLRTAYLVVPSGEPLSPILDALRSLALMPIPWMTEMASAWIESGAAVQWLAQVKSELRHRQAIAASILPGNIQADPNGLHLWLQLPRHIDFYRLTQTALQQGVSVTDSGSFSTGAFSPAALRVSLGGAIDRHRLAHGLTRLAELLQGDLAQRVSSVV from the coding sequence ATGGCTCTTTCACGTCGCCTTAAAAAAGCAAACATGTCTTGGGTGCGTCCCCTCACCGCAGGGTCCGGCTCTCGGTACCAGCAGATCGCCACGCAAATCCTGACCGCGGTGGAAGACGGTGTGCTTCGCCCGGGCGACCGCCTGCCTCCGCAGCGCGAACTCGCCCAGACATTAGGCGTTGATCTCACGACCGTCACGCGTGCGTACACGGAAGTTCGAAACAAAGGGATTTTGGAAGCTCAGGGAGCGGGTGGGACCTATGTGGCCTATTCCGGGTTGGACGCCGGAGGGACGATCGATCTGGGGATGAATATCCCGCCTTTGCTCAGCAGCGCCGAGTTTTCGCACATGCTTACGCAGGCCAGTGGCACCACGCAGGTGACGGCAAGCTCGATGGATCTGATGAGCTATCACGTGGGTGCAGGGGCCAATCGGCATCGTGCCGCAGCGGCGAAATGGCTGCAGCCGATGATTGGCAACCCGGACATGGAGCGCATCGTGATTTGCCCTGGCGCTCAAACCGCTATCGCGGCATTGCTTCTGGCCAGGAGCCAGTCCGGAGATGTCATAGCTTGCGATGCGTTGACGTACCCAGGCTTCTTGGCCGCGGCCCGCTTGCTTCAGCGCTTGGCCGTAGGGGTGAAGTCAGATGAGTTCGGCATGGATCCCGCGGACCTCGAGCGCGTGTGCGAACAACATCGTCCCGCCCTGCTGTACTTGAATCCGACGATTCAGAACCCAACGGCGCTGACGCTATCCGCCGAGCGACGAATGGAGCTGCTGCGTGTCGCAGAGAAATACGCGCTGCCGGTGATTGAAGATGACCCCTACTGGCTGTTGGCCGAGCGTCCGCCAAGCACAATGTTTTCAATGGCCGCCAACACGTCTTCGACGCCGGTTTACTACGTCTCGACGCTCTCCAAATGCCTGGCGCCAGGCCTGCGAACCGCCTATTTGGTCGTGCCTTCGGGTGAGCCGTTAAGCCCGATTCTTGATGCCCTGCGTTCGCTGGCGCTGATGCCCATTCCCTGGATGACGGAAATGGCGTCGGCCTGGATAGAATCGGGCGCTGCCGTTCAATGGCTGGCACAGGTCAAGAGCGAGCTGCGGCATCGACAAGCCATCGCGGCATCGATTCTTCCGGGAAATATTCAGGCCGACCCGAATGGGCTGCACCTCTGGCTACAGTTGCCGCGTCATATCGACTTCTACCGCCTTACACAAACGGCGCTACAACAAGGCGTGAGCGTCACTGACTCGGGCTCGTTTTCCACGGGGGCCTTCAGCCCCGCAGCGCTTCGTGTCTCATTGGGCGGCGCGATCGATCGACATCGCCTGGCGCACGGTCTGACCCGGTTGGCGGAGTTGCTTCAGGGCGATCTGGCCCAACGGGTTTCAAGCGTGGTCTGA
- a CDS encoding response regulator transcription factor, with the protein MPTPDKNLVMLVDDAPDNLKMLSTALDAAGYQVLVAIDGQSAIERVDFVVPDIVLLDAVMPGMDGFETCARLKAHPAAGNVPVVFMTGLTEPEHVLKGFRVGGVDYVTKPLDPDVVVARLRTHLRNARSLSAAFDAIDAAARAVVALDARGQPIWKTGKARIWLAAYFGCGEDAAELPAPLADWVAGNLAAGPTAEPLVIVGARGRLTLSLSASRRSGETLLLLQEAATLAPVYGLTPREADVLRWLAKGKTNRDIAEILGMAPRTVNKHLEHIYIKLGVETRAAAAALAVRQGESF; encoded by the coding sequence ATGCCCACGCCCGATAAAAACCTCGTCATGCTGGTCGATGACGCGCCAGACAACTTGAAAATGCTCTCCACCGCATTGGACGCAGCGGGCTATCAGGTGCTGGTGGCAATTGATGGCCAATCGGCGATAGAGCGGGTGGATTTCGTGGTGCCGGATATCGTGCTGCTCGATGCGGTGATGCCGGGAATGGATGGCTTCGAAACCTGCGCGCGCCTGAAAGCGCATCCGGCGGCGGGAAATGTGCCGGTGGTGTTCATGACGGGCCTGACCGAGCCCGAGCACGTGTTGAAGGGGTTTCGGGTGGGCGGCGTGGATTATGTGACCAAGCCGCTGGACCCGGATGTGGTGGTGGCCCGGCTGCGTACGCATTTGCGCAATGCGCGCAGCCTGTCAGCGGCTTTTGATGCGATCGATGCGGCCGCGCGAGCCGTGGTGGCGCTGGATGCGCGCGGGCAGCCGATCTGGAAGACGGGCAAGGCGCGGATCTGGTTGGCGGCGTATTTTGGTTGCGGGGAAGATGCGGCGGAACTGCCGGCGCCCTTGGCGGATTGGGTGGCGGGCAATCTGGCGGCGGGACCTACGGCGGAACCCTTGGTGATCGTCGGTGCGCGAGGGCGTTTGACCTTGAGTCTGTCGGCATCACGGCGTAGCGGCGAGACCTTGCTGCTGTTGCAAGAGGCGGCGACGTTGGCGCCGGTCTACGGTCTGACTCCACGTGAGGCCGATGTGCTGCGCTGGCTGGCCAAGGGAAAAACCAATCGGGATATCGCCGAGATCCTGGGCATGGCGCCGCGCACGGTGAACAAGCACCTGGAACACATCTACATCAAACTGGGCGTGGAAACACGCGCGGCGGCGGCGGCGCTGGCGGTGCGGCAGGGGGAATCCTTTTAA
- a CDS encoding hybrid sensor histidine kinase/response regulator has product MSASAPQRIVKIRRDYNTWVANETLEDYALRFTPVSFRKWSEFRVANTALGAVSFLALEAIGGALALNYGFINAFWAIIAVALVTFLTGLPIAYYAARHGLDMDLLTRGAGFGYIGSTITSLIYASFTFIFFALEAAIMALAIELATGLPLSIGYLLCAVVILPMVAYGITFISRLQSWTQPIWLVLLLLPYAFIAFRDPGTLQEFLRFPGHDGRGGNFNLLMFGSAVAVAASLVTQIGEQVDFLRFLPERTAANRRRWWLALICAGPGWILPGAAKILGGAFLAWLALSLGAPADKAGDPTHMYLAAYTYVVSDPGLALALVTAFVVVSQVKINVTNAYAGSLAWSNFFARITHSHPGRVVWLVFNVLIAVVLMEMGVFGALEHVLAVFSHVALAWIGALVADLVINKPLGLSPKRIEFRRAYLYDINPVGVGSMLVAMTLGLLAFAGVFPGTAGALAQALSPFVALLAAFICAPVIAWRTRGRYNLARTPVDVAGSDHVCVICANRFEQPDMAHCPAYNGAICSLCCTLDARCQDRCKQQGRLKDQVQAVLGWLLPARVTPLLHSRLGHYLLIVAGMGSLLGGILGLIYYQEYASHMRAGLDPSGLRPTFLKLYAALLLIGGVLAWWLVLAHESRRVAQEESDRQTHLLLREIEAHKQTDAQLQQAKEAAESANLAKSRFMGGMSHELRAPLNSILGYAQILQRDPSLPPARREAIDVIHRSGKHLIGLIDGLLDIARIEAGRLRLENSELRLPEFLEQIVQMFRPQSTLKGLRFCYEAAELPSIVHIDEKRLRQILINLLSNALKFTSEGQVSMRVKSAADMVLFEVEDSGRGIPAEDLERIFLPFERSWAALEQADSGTGLGLTICQMLTGIMGGELTVRSAVGRGSVFTLKLFLPEVRSPRSDARPSGLVVGYRGERLRILTVDDQPSQRRLVRDLLEPLGFEVHEAPHGAACLACVHTLRPALILMDVSMPDMTGWEVLRRLRDDGVAVPIVMLSANILGLDPKDPAQSGHDAFIAKPVMVEDLLSQLGRLLKLDWQVAQVEAALPAGDLHQVALEREDAEALLELGAMGYIKGIQAKLEEIQGSRAEARELTTHLRALAGEFQLHEFNQVLKHHVQRHHAHAR; this is encoded by the coding sequence TTGTCTGCCAGCGCGCCTCAACGCATCGTCAAGATCCGTCGCGACTACAACACCTGGGTCGCCAATGAGACGCTAGAAGACTATGCGCTGCGTTTCACGCCCGTGTCGTTTCGCAAATGGTCGGAGTTCCGCGTCGCCAATACCGCCCTGGGCGCCGTGTCTTTCCTGGCGCTGGAAGCCATCGGCGGTGCGCTGGCGCTGAACTACGGCTTCATCAATGCCTTCTGGGCCATCATCGCCGTGGCCCTGGTCACCTTTCTGACCGGCTTGCCGATTGCCTATTACGCGGCGCGCCATGGCCTGGACATGGACCTGCTGACGCGAGGGGCCGGCTTTGGCTATATCGGCTCGACCATTACTTCGCTGATCTACGCCTCGTTCACCTTCATCTTTTTTGCGCTTGAAGCGGCCATCATGGCGCTGGCCATCGAGCTGGCCACCGGCTTGCCGCTGTCTATCGGCTATCTCTTGTGCGCCGTGGTCATCCTGCCCATGGTGGCTTATGGCATTACCTTCATCAGCCGGCTGCAATCATGGACGCAGCCGATATGGCTGGTGCTGCTGCTCTTGCCCTATGCCTTCATCGCCTTCCGGGACCCCGGGACCTTGCAGGAGTTTCTGCGGTTTCCGGGCCATGACGGCCGGGGCGGCAACTTCAATCTGCTGATGTTTGGCTCGGCGGTGGCGGTGGCCGCCTCGCTGGTGACGCAGATCGGCGAACAGGTCGACTTCCTGCGCTTTCTGCCCGAACGCACCGCGGCCAACCGCAGACGCTGGTGGCTTGCCCTGATCTGCGCGGGTCCGGGCTGGATCTTGCCGGGCGCGGCCAAGATTCTGGGCGGCGCCTTTCTGGCGTGGCTGGCCCTGTCCCTGGGCGCGCCTGCCGATAAAGCAGGCGACCCCACCCATATGTATCTGGCGGCCTATACCTATGTGGTCAGCGATCCCGGCCTGGCGCTGGCGCTGGTCACGGCCTTCGTGGTGGTCTCGCAGGTCAAGATCAATGTGACCAATGCGTATGCCGGCTCGCTGGCCTGGTCCAACTTCTTTGCCCGCATCACGCACAGTCACCCGGGCCGGGTGGTGTGGCTGGTGTTCAACGTGCTGATCGCCGTGGTGCTGATGGAGATGGGCGTGTTTGGCGCGTTGGAGCATGTGCTGGCGGTGTTCTCGCACGTTGCGCTGGCCTGGATCGGGGCGCTGGTGGCGGACCTGGTGATCAACAAGCCGCTGGGTCTGTCGCCGAAACGGATCGAGTTTCGCCGCGCCTATCTGTATGACATCAACCCGGTCGGTGTGGGCAGCATGCTGGTCGCCATGACGCTGGGCCTGCTGGCCTTTGCCGGCGTGTTTCCGGGCACGGCGGGCGCGCTGGCGCAGGCGTTATCGCCCTTTGTGGCCTTGCTGGCGGCTTTTATCTGCGCGCCTGTCATCGCCTGGCGCACGCGTGGCCGCTACAACCTGGCGCGCACGCCGGTCGATGTTGCGGGTTCGGACCATGTCTGTGTGATCTGCGCCAACCGTTTCGAACAGCCGGACATGGCGCATTGCCCGGCCTATAACGGCGCCATCTGTTCCTTGTGCTGCACGCTGGATGCGCGCTGCCAAGATCGCTGCAAACAGCAGGGACGCTTGAAGGATCAGGTGCAGGCAGTCCTGGGCTGGCTGTTGCCGGCGCGGGTCACCCCGCTGCTGCATAGCCGCCTGGGCCACTACCTCTTGATCGTGGCGGGAATGGGGTCGCTGCTGGGCGGCATCCTGGGCTTGATCTACTACCAGGAGTACGCCAGTCACATGCGGGCCGGCCTGGACCCTTCCGGTTTACGGCCCACCTTCCTGAAGCTGTATGCCGCCCTGTTGCTGATTGGCGGCGTGCTGGCCTGGTGGCTGGTGCTGGCCCATGAAAGCCGGCGCGTGGCGCAAGAGGAATCGGATCGTCAGACCCATTTGCTGCTGCGCGAAATCGAGGCGCACAAACAGACCGACGCACAGTTGCAACAGGCCAAGGAAGCGGCCGAAAGCGCCAATCTGGCCAAGAGCCGCTTCATGGGCGGCATGAGCCATGAGTTGCGCGCCCCTTTGAACAGCATTCTGGGTTACGCGCAGATTCTGCAGCGCGACCCGAGCCTGCCACCGGCGCGGCGCGAGGCGATTGATGTGATTCATCGCAGCGGCAAGCACTTGATAGGCCTGATCGACGGCCTGCTGGACATCGCGCGCATCGAGGCGGGCAGGCTCAGGTTGGAGAACAGCGAACTGCGCTTGCCGGAGTTTCTGGAGCAGATCGTGCAGATGTTCCGGCCGCAGAGCACGCTGAAAGGGCTGCGCTTTTGCTATGAAGCGGCGGAACTGCCGTCCATCGTGCATATCGACGAAAAGCGGCTGCGGCAGATCCTGATCAACCTGTTGAGCAATGCGCTGAAGTTCACTTCGGAAGGGCAGGTGTCGATGCGCGTGAAGTCGGCGGCGGACATGGTGTTGTTCGAAGTGGAGGATAGCGGCCGAGGCATACCGGCCGAAGATCTGGAACGCATCTTTCTGCCCTTTGAACGCAGTTGGGCGGCGCTCGAGCAGGCCGATTCCGGCACGGGCCTGGGCCTGACCATCTGCCAGATGCTGACCGGCATCATGGGCGGCGAATTAACGGTGCGCAGCGCCGTCGGCCGTGGCAGCGTATTCACGCTGAAGCTGTTCTTGCCCGAGGTGCGCTCGCCGCGCAGCGATGCCCGACCGTCGGGGCTGGTGGTGGGCTATCGCGGCGAGCGGCTGCGGATCCTGACGGTGGATGACCAGCCTTCGCAACGCCGCCTGGTTCGCGACCTGCTGGAGCCGCTGGGCTTCGAAGTACACGAAGCGCCGCATGGCGCCGCTTGCCTGGCCTGCGTGCATACGCTGCGGCCGGCCCTGATATTGATGGACGTCTCGATGCCCGACATGACGGGATGGGAAGTCTTGCGGCGCTTGCGTGATGACGGCGTGGCCGTGCCCATCGTGATGCTGTCGGCCAATATCCTGGGCCTGGATCCGAAAGACCCGGCGCAGAGCGGGCATGACGCGTTCATTGCCAAGCCCGTGATGGTTGAAGATTTGCTGAGTCAACTTGGCCGTCTGCTCAAGCTGGACTGGCAGGTGGCGCAGGTGGAAGCGGCGCTGCCGGCGGGGGATCTGCATCAGGTGGCGCTGGAGCGCGAGGATGCCGAGGCGCTGCTGGAACTGGGGGCCATGGGCTATATCAAGGGCATACAGGCCAAGCTGGAAGAAATACAGGGCAGCCGGGCCGAAGCGCGCGAATTGACGACGCATCTGCGGGCGCTGGCGGGCGAATTTCAACTGCATGAATTCAACCAAGTGCTTAAACACCATGTACAGCGTCACCATGCCCACGCCCGATAA
- the urtA gene encoding urea ABC transporter substrate-binding protein: MSGKTPFDTAPELPSRRRLALAFASLPLLAIPALSRAAAPATSAINTTGLAITDTEVTVGQLHSATGTMAISETGSIQSERLAIEQINAMGGILGRKIKIIQEDGASDWPTFAEKARKLLVSDKVATVFGCWTSASRKAVLPVFEKENGLLYYPTFYEGLEQSKNVFYTGQEATQQILSSLDWLSREKKARSFYLIGSDYIWPRTSNKIARKHIENVLKGEVVGEEYYPLGHTQFGSLINKIKLKKPDVVFAVVVGGSNVSFYKQLKAAGVTSGKQKLLTISVTEDELLGIGGENAEGFWSCMKYFQSLDNANNKKFVEAFKARYGATAVIGDVTQAAYLGPWLWKMAVEKAGSFDVDKVVAASAGLEFKEAPEGYVKIDPNHHLWSKTRIGQIRKDGQFDVIFETPELIKPDPFPKGYQ, encoded by the coding sequence ATGTCTGGCAAAACCCCTTTTGATACTGCCCCGGAACTGCCCTCGCGCCGGCGCCTGGCCCTGGCCTTTGCCTCCCTGCCGCTGTTGGCCATACCGGCTCTGTCTCGCGCGGCCGCCCCGGCCACCTCCGCCATCAACACCACCGGCCTGGCCATTACCGACACCGAAGTCACCGTAGGCCAGTTGCACTCGGCGACCGGCACCATGGCCATCAGCGAAACGGGGTCGATTCAATCCGAGCGCCTGGCCATCGAGCAGATCAATGCCATGGGCGGCATTCTGGGCCGCAAGATCAAGATCATCCAGGAAGACGGCGCGTCCGACTGGCCGACGTTTGCCGAAAAGGCCCGCAAGCTTTTGGTCAGCGACAAGGTCGCCACCGTGTTCGGCTGCTGGACCTCGGCCTCGCGCAAGGCGGTCTTGCCGGTGTTCGAAAAGGAAAACGGTCTGCTGTACTACCCGACCTTTTATGAAGGCCTGGAGCAATCCAAGAACGTTTTCTATACCGGCCAGGAAGCGACGCAGCAGATTCTGTCCAGCCTGGACTGGCTGTCGCGCGAGAAGAAAGCGCGCTCGTTCTACCTGATCGGCTCTGACTACATCTGGCCGCGCACCTCGAACAAGATTGCCCGCAAGCATATCGAGAACGTGCTCAAGGGCGAGGTGGTCGGCGAGGAATACTACCCGTTGGGCCACACGCAATTCGGCTCGCTGATCAACAAGATCAAGCTGAAAAAGCCCGATGTGGTCTTCGCCGTGGTGGTGGGCGGCAGCAACGTGTCGTTCTACAAACAGCTCAAGGCGGCTGGCGTCACCAGCGGCAAACAAAAGCTGTTGACCATCTCGGTGACCGAAGATGAATTGCTGGGCATCGGCGGCGAAAACGCCGAGGGCTTCTGGTCGTGCATGAAGTATTTCCAGAGTCTGGACAACGCCAACAACAAGAAATTCGTTGAAGCCTTCAAGGCCAGGTACGGCGCCACTGCCGTGATCGGAGACGTGACCCAGGCGGCCTATCTGGGCCCCTGGCTGTGGAAGATGGCGGTGGAAAAGGCTGGCAGCTTTGATGTCGACAAAGTGGTCGCCGCCTCGGCCGGGCTGGAATTCAAGGAAGCGCCCGAAGGCTACGTCAAGATCGACCCCAACCACCACCTGTGGAGCAAGACCCGCATCGGCCAGATTCGCAAGGACGGCCAGTTTGACGTGATCTTCGAAACCCCGGAGCTGATCAAGCCTGATCCCTTCCCCAAGGGCTATCAGTAA
- the urtB gene encoding urea ABC transporter permease subunit UrtB codes for MESFSDLGAILLMQGFNGLSVFSVLLLMALGLAIIFGQMGVINMAHGEFLAVGAYCTYLCSELVQQYAPGLMPAYFFIAILLAFAVTFGLGWLVEWLMIRHLYRRPLDTLLATWGLSLVLQQTLRSLFGPREVSPTLPDWLMGSWQPLDGVDIPINGLFVMSISILLTGGLLLALFRSTWGLHVRATVQNRAMSGAVGIDTKRVDRVTFSLGCGIAGIAGAAFTTIGSTGPTSGSLYIVDTFLTVVFGGAASLFGTIASAFVIAQTQSISEFFLTGSMAKVLTLSAIVIILMLRPQGLFSIKVRK; via the coding sequence ATGGAATCCTTCTCCGATCTCGGGGCCATCCTGCTGATGCAGGGCTTCAACGGTCTATCGGTCTTCAGCGTGCTGTTGCTGATGGCCTTGGGCCTGGCGATCATCTTTGGCCAGATGGGCGTCATCAACATGGCCCATGGCGAGTTCCTGGCGGTGGGCGCCTATTGCACCTATCTCTGTTCCGAACTGGTCCAGCAGTACGCGCCCGGCCTGATGCCGGCCTACTTCTTCATCGCCATCCTGTTGGCCTTTGCCGTGACTTTTGGCCTGGGCTGGCTGGTCGAGTGGCTGATGATCCGTCATCTCTACCGCCGGCCACTGGACACGCTGCTGGCAACCTGGGGCCTGTCGCTGGTGCTGCAGCAGACGCTGCGCTCGCTGTTCGGCCCGCGTGAAGTCAGCCCCACGCTGCCCGACTGGCTGATGGGTTCCTGGCAACCGCTGGACGGCGTGGACATCCCCATCAACGGGCTGTTCGTCATGTCCATCAGCATTCTGTTGACCGGCGGGCTGCTTTTGGCCTTGTTCCGCTCAACCTGGGGCCTGCATGTGCGCGCCACGGTGCAAAACCGCGCCATGAGCGGCGCGGTCGGCATCGATACGAAGCGCGTGGACCGCGTGACGTTCTCGCTGGGTTGCGGTATCGCCGGCATTGCCGGCGCGGCCTTCACAACCATCGGTTCCACCGGCCCGACCAGCGGCTCGCTCTACATCGTCGACACCTTCCTGACCGTGGTGTTCGGCGGCGCGGCCAGTCTTTTCGGCACCATCGCATCGGCCTTCGTCATCGCGCAGACGCAATCGATCTCGGAGTTCTTCCTGACGGGTTCGATGGCAAAAGTGCTGACGCTGTCGGCCATCGTGATCATTCTGATGCTGCGCCCGCAAGGCCTGTTCAGCATCAAGGTACGCAAGTAG
- the urtC gene encoding urea ABC transporter permease subunit UrtC, whose amino-acid sequence MQKFFRNVVGGREGLAGLVILALLLFVVFPLSLDVFRLNLIGKYLSYAFVALGLVLCWGYGGILSLGQGVFFGLGGYCMAMFLKLEASTPEATKIQSTPGIPDFMDWNQLTSLPWLWVPFKSFWFTLMAVPVLPCLLALILGAAMFKRRVGDTYFAIVTQAVALILSVLIIGQQGWTGGVNGITDLKTLLGWDIRTDSARLVLYFINGALLFACILFGRYLLSSKLGKLLMAMRDKEERVRFSGYDVASFKVFVFCVAAVFSAIGGAMFTLQVGFMSPSFVGIVPSIEMVIFAAVGGRLSLLGAVYGTLLVNFGKSYFSEAFPQLWLFLMGGLFIAVVMAFPNGLAGLYQQYAQKRLTRKASRRQADGATEAA is encoded by the coding sequence ATGCAGAAATTCTTTCGCAATGTCGTGGGTGGGCGCGAAGGGCTGGCTGGGCTGGTGATACTGGCGCTGCTGCTCTTTGTGGTGTTTCCGCTAAGCCTGGACGTCTTCCGGCTCAACCTCATTGGCAAATACCTTTCCTATGCCTTTGTCGCGCTCGGCCTGGTGCTGTGCTGGGGCTATGGCGGCATTCTGAGCCTGGGCCAGGGGGTGTTTTTCGGCTTGGGCGGTTATTGCATGGCCATGTTCCTGAAGCTGGAAGCCTCGACGCCGGAGGCCACCAAGATTCAGTCCACGCCCGGCATCCCCGACTTCATGGACTGGAACCAACTGACCTCGCTGCCCTGGCTCTGGGTGCCCTTCAAAAGCTTCTGGTTCACCTTGATGGCGGTACCGGTGCTGCCCTGCCTGCTGGCCTTGATTCTGGGCGCGGCCATGTTCAAGCGCCGCGTGGGCGACACTTACTTCGCCATCGTGACGCAGGCCGTGGCCTTGATTCTGTCGGTGCTCATCATCGGCCAGCAAGGCTGGACCGGCGGCGTCAATGGCATCACCGATCTGAAGACGCTGCTGGGCTGGGATATCCGCACCGACAGCGCCCGGCTGGTGCTGTATTTCATCAACGGCGCGCTGCTGTTTGCCTGCATTCTGTTCGGCCGCTACCTGCTTTCTTCCAAGCTGGGCAAGCTCTTGATGGCCATGCGCGACAAAGAAGAGCGCGTGCGCTTCTCGGGCTATGACGTCGCCAGCTTCAAGGTCTTTGTCTTCTGCGTGGCCGCCGTGTTCTCGGCCATAGGGGGGGCCATGTTCACCTTGCAGGTCGGCTTCATGTCGCCGTCCTTCGTGGGTATCGTGCCTTCCATTGAAATGGTCATCTTCGCCGCGGTTGGCGGCCGCCTGTCGCTGCTGGGCGCGGTCTACGGCACGCTGCTGGTCAACTTCGGAAAAAGCTATTTCTCGGAGGCTTTCCCGCAGCTCTGGCTGTTCCTGATGGGCGGCCTGTTCATCGCCGTCGTGATGGCCTTTCCCAACGGGCTGGCTGGTCTGTATCAGCAATACGCCCAAAAACGCCTGACGCGCAAAGCATCGCGCCGGCAGGCGGATGGCGCCACGGAGGCCGCATGA